DNA sequence from the Bacillota bacterium genome:
AGGTTTCAACTCATCAAGATCAATAGTTTTAAGTTGATATTTCAACTTGACCACCCGGACCTTTGTCTTCCAATCTCTTCATTTGCCAATATTGCCATTCTGCCATTAACGACTGCCTAACAAGGGCCCTTGTTATCTCCCAATCTCCTATAATCTCTTGAATCGCTAACGTTTGATATTCAACTATTTGATGACACCTGTTGCAAAGTACGATTGAGTTTTTGAGGTCAGATTGACCCCCAAATCTAGCCGGAATTAAGTAATGCAAGACCAAGCCATGGGACCCAAGGCATCGTGCGCAATGTCTACAATTCTCCCGCATCTCTTTACTTAGATGTCTCCATTCATGACCATAGGGAAATCCATCCTTCTTTCGCGATTCCCCGTTCCACTTAAGCGCAGGCAACAACTTGTCTTTGATTTTTCCCCATCGCTCACGTGTTGCGATTCCAATCTTTCTTTTGGTTTCTGGAGAATGATAATTTTCACCAAGTCTCTCTTTCCTACGTCTCAACCCCTCAGCCACTGCTTTTCTATGTTCCAGAGTTTTATTCATACGAGAAGTTATAAGCCGTGCTTTTGCCGTAATATTCCATTCCTCAACCTGTCTGCGCCCATTCACTCGTCCTAAACACGTTTTCCCACAGTATTTACTTCCTTTAGGGGCCAAAAAGAGTGATCCACATTCCGGACAAATATGCCCATATAATCGTCGTAATTTCTGTTTCTTCTTTCCAACTATTTCCCTAATCCAACCATCATCAGAAAGGATAAGCCGTGGGTCCTGCCCAATTAACAATCTGAGTCTCTCGTATTCGAGATCCCCAGGCTGCAAATCCTTTCGGGGATTATATGGAGCTGGGTTAATTAGACTTATCGGTATTCTGCGTATCTCCATCTTGCGCTCTTCTCTCCTTAAGCCTGCGGTAGAAGTTCAACTGCCCCCCGATTAGCGCCGAATCGTAATACTTGCTTATCTCCCAGGCAAAGTGCTGGACCATGGCCCTGTCCACCTCTGCAGGATCATCACCTATAACAGCCCAGAATCCTTTTGCCATGATTTCATCTTTCTTATCACCCATGCAATCACACAATCGGGTGGGGTTATCCGCGATCGCTACATGCACCATCTTGAACCTTGCCGCAATCGCCTCTGCCGCTATGACAAGCCTCTTTGCAACTTCTAGCTGTTTGCCAAAGGAGAACCCGACGGCCTTGCAGTTACCCACGCAGGCCGCACATGCCGTGCACCCTGCGTCAGGACCTTTGGGACTCAAGTGCTCGCAGTTCCTTGTGCACCAACCGCACTTGACACACTTACTGGGGTAGAACCTTGGCCTACCCCCGTTGTGAACCCATAGCTTTGTTGCTCGGGCCGCCATGCCCATGCCGATATTTTTGATACAACCGCCCATCCCCACTATCTTATGGCCGGTGAAATGCGCTACATTAAATATCTGGTCATACTGGCCCACTTGCTTGGGGACCTTGATATGAGGGGCCAGTTCTATCAATTCATCTTCCTCTAATATCCTGGCCGGAGAAAATCCATGATCTTTGGCTATTTTCAAGTGGGTCCGCGTAGTCCGGCGTTCCCCCGCATACAACGTGTTTGTATCGAAGAACTCCAAAACCGCCCCCTGTTCATATGCTGCTGCCTGCATCCCCAAAAAGAGATCCGGGTCAACATGACTTCCCGGCTTTGACGTCCTCCCAAAATGCACCTTGATCCCGATCCGCTTCGCCTTCGGGTCAATGGTGGCAATTAGCACAGGTTCCAACATCGCCTTCTGAGTGATAATCTCCAACGTACTCATAAATTAAATCTCCATTCTCATCTTTCTCCACGGGGACGAGCACGCCCCCGAAATACCGGTATGGTGACTTAGCAGACTTGGGATAATTCCAGTAATAGCGCATGTAGTCAATAACTGTCCAGTCCAATATGCTATTACGAATCTTAGCATTACAGGTATTGAAACCACTGGCATCTACAATGC
Encoded proteins:
- a CDS encoding DUF362 domain-containing protein: MSTLEIITQKAMLEPVLIATIDPKAKRIGIKVHFGRTSKPGSHVDPDLFLGMQAAAYEQGAVLEFFDTNTLYAGERRTTRTHLKIAKDHGFSPARILEEDELIELAPHIKVPKQVGQYDQIFNVAHFTGHKIVGMGGCIKNIGMGMAARATKLWVHNGGRPRFYPSKCVKCGWCTRNCEHLSPKGPDAGCTACAACVGNCKAVGFSFGKQLEVAKRLVIAAEAIAARFKMVHVAIADNPTRLCDCMGDKKDEIMAKGFWAVIGDDPAEVDRAMVQHFAWEISKYYDSALIGGQLNFYRRLKERRAQDGDTQNTDKSN